From a single Pirellulales bacterium genomic region:
- the opgC gene encoding OpgC domain-containing protein, translating into MPDQKSTSTVSENVASGCSMIAGSNATGNTPAIGLCDASSIRDRRVDFIRGAALLLIYSDHISGNLLAEYTLYSVGFADMAEVFVFISGYVGGIAYYRRMSAKGFWSCQKKALYRVGQLYFAHLASVAVLILVLALHQYARSPGGAVVPWYRSVEATPAQSLIDLALLRGYPQHLAILPLYMVLLLVLPSALAAGRRSIAIPVTVSLLLYLAVPVFPRLFGVPRRWEAACFFNPFAWQLLFMTGALLGTSPAAKRFIPRSPLAFFLGVALIQASLLMQIAYPRHLIPLIDKQDMQPLRLVFFFCMLVVGRCLLRGERPAPNFWDSPLARPIVRCGESPLPVFCAGAVLSTLASWLINMHQLGLVAQMLINFAGWLACFAVATVASRARLWLRGEARHAAAVPLHV; encoded by the coding sequence ATGCCCGACCAAAAGTCAACCTCAACAGTCAGTGAAAACGTCGCGAGCGGATGCTCCATGATAGCCGGTTCGAACGCAACGGGAAATACGCCGGCCATTGGCTTGTGCGACGCTTCTTCGATTCGCGACCGGCGGGTCGATTTTATTCGCGGAGCCGCATTGCTGCTGATCTACAGCGACCACATATCCGGAAACCTGCTCGCTGAGTATACGCTCTACTCGGTGGGCTTCGCCGACATGGCGGAGGTTTTCGTCTTCATATCAGGGTACGTAGGCGGAATCGCCTATTACAGACGGATGTCGGCGAAGGGCTTTTGGTCATGTCAAAAGAAGGCGCTCTATCGGGTTGGCCAACTCTATTTTGCTCATTTGGCGTCGGTGGCTGTTCTGATTTTGGTCTTGGCACTCCACCAATATGCACGCTCCCCCGGCGGCGCCGTTGTCCCGTGGTATCGCAGCGTCGAAGCGACGCCCGCGCAATCCTTGATTGATCTTGCGCTCCTACGAGGCTACCCACAGCACTTGGCAATCCTTCCGCTCTACATGGTCTTGCTGCTGGTCTTGCCCTCGGCGCTCGCCGCCGGCCGAAGGTCTATTGCGATCCCGGTCACCGTCTCGCTTCTTCTTTATCTCGCGGTTCCGGTATTTCCGCGATTGTTTGGCGTCCCGCGTCGCTGGGAGGCCGCCTGTTTTTTCAACCCATTCGCTTGGCAGCTTCTCTTTATGACGGGTGCGTTGCTCGGCACCTCCCCCGCGGCGAAACGGTTTATTCCGCGGAGCCCACTCGCATTCTTCTTAGGGGTCGCACTCATCCAGGCGTCGCTACTCATGCAAATCGCCTACCCGCGGCATTTAATTCCCTTGATCGACAAGCAGGACATGCAACCACTCCGCCTTGTGTTTTTCTTCTGCATGCTGGTCGTGGGGCGCTGCCTGCTTCGGGGCGAGCGACCGGCCCCCAACTTCTGGGATAGCCCTCTCGCACGACCGATCGTTCGGTGCGGCGAAAGCCCGTTGCCGGTATTTTGCGCCGGTGCCGTCCTGTCAACCCTGGCTAGTTGGCTGATCAACATGCACCAGCTTGGCCTTGTGGCGCAGATGCTGATCAACTTCGCGGGTTGGTTGGCGTGCTTCGCCGTCGCCACCGTGGCGAGTCGCGCGCGTTTGTGGCTGCGAGGCGAGGCACGACACGCAGCCGCAGTCCCGCTTCACGTCTAG
- a CDS encoding cysteine peptidase family C39 domain-containing protein, translating to MRISSVPVIVLVIMSYAVYGRDVEPPSVEFITDGLSRAERAFFESGKLTLRYTRIESLNMGATGALQRVEWLLGRNGSAWYQEARSLDPMETPEVSVSAEPRVYILRGGVSLDWTQENRYVFLAPKDNFNVLHGWHHLENAGFNPYRQVIESIGRSYDEAARDKKSMLHQFLRRPLLPDFLSANAAEYKVLREPEPVDGNTCWVIEWPGMDKIWVDVDHGFAVHRRIFRWKVNGPRARQVDNSDFREIKPGLWLCFRQVVDSYVAPETVTEAEWDTVANRSTYEVSHIDLSRAPEGLISVQLPVGTHVTDQIRKINYTVTDEQGDPFEKALGEAKESARVTRRTGIIGPIIIVNALLLALVAIYVFLRRKKAAAAVLVAICNFAAGATAREHAVMWPARDHAKMVDDKGEWLWKPAWLEMNACGPNSLFVLLKLLGKNVTLDQVKDRVKCDPVRGCTMADLSDAASAFDVPADVRFVHPNELADVPFPFILHGISGLKAKTGHFVVVVGRDSVKQNLATIDPMRETFQWDPERGFVSDFSGYILVPRRHSVARPTVLLALGLTLISIGSVWRYRTRGGQEFGSRADHQVIET from the coding sequence ATGAGAATCAGTAGCGTGCCGGTGATAGTGTTGGTAATAATGTCGTATGCTGTGTACGGACGTGACGTTGAGCCGCCGAGCGTCGAATTCATAACCGACGGCCTGAGCCGTGCCGAGCGTGCCTTCTTTGAGTCCGGCAAGCTCACATTGAGATACACGCGTATCGAATCGCTTAACATGGGAGCTACGGGCGCGCTGCAACGCGTCGAATGGCTCCTTGGTCGCAACGGCAGCGCATGGTATCAAGAGGCGAGATCCTTGGATCCGATGGAAACCCCAGAGGTATCGGTGTCCGCTGAGCCGCGCGTGTATATCTTAAGAGGCGGCGTGTCGTTGGATTGGACGCAAGAGAACCGATATGTCTTTCTTGCACCCAAGGACAATTTCAATGTCCTCCACGGCTGGCACCACCTCGAGAACGCCGGGTTTAACCCTTACCGGCAGGTCATTGAGTCGATTGGTAGGTCATACGACGAGGCAGCGCGCGATAAGAAATCGATGCTTCATCAGTTCTTGCGCAGGCCCCTGTTGCCAGATTTCTTGAGCGCGAACGCAGCAGAGTACAAGGTGCTCCGGGAACCAGAGCCGGTTGATGGCAACACTTGCTGGGTCATCGAATGGCCCGGCATGGACAAAATCTGGGTCGACGTAGACCACGGTTTCGCGGTGCATCGCCGAATTTTTCGTTGGAAGGTGAATGGACCCCGCGCGCGACAAGTAGATAATTCCGACTTTAGGGAGATCAAACCGGGCCTTTGGTTGTGCTTTCGGCAAGTCGTCGATAGCTACGTGGCGCCGGAAACAGTGACCGAGGCAGAATGGGACACGGTCGCCAACCGGTCGACGTACGAAGTAAGCCACATTGACCTTTCCCGGGCCCCAGAAGGCCTTATCTCCGTACAACTCCCGGTTGGTACGCACGTGACCGATCAAATTCGAAAAATCAACTACACGGTAACGGATGAGCAAGGTGACCCGTTTGAGAAAGCGTTGGGCGAGGCAAAGGAGTCCGCACGCGTGACGCGGCGGACCGGCATCATCGGTCCAATCATCATTGTTAACGCGCTTCTCCTTGCTTTGGTGGCGATCTACGTTTTCTTGCGTCGCAAGAAGGCCGCCGCGGCCGTCCTGGTCGCTATCTGCAACTTCGCCGCTGGCGCCACCGCCCGGGAACATGCTGTCATGTGGCCCGCGCGCGATCATGCGAAAATGGTGGACGATAAAGGCGAGTGGTTATGGAAGCCAGCATGGCTGGAGATGAACGCCTGTGGGCCAAACTCGCTCTTCGTGCTCCTTAAGCTGCTCGGAAAGAACGTCACCTTGGACCAGGTAAAGGACCGAGTGAAGTGCGACCCCGTCCGCGGATGCACCATGGCAGATCTGTCGGACGCGGCAAGCGCATTTGACGTGCCAGCGGACGTTCGTTTCGTCCATCCGAATGAGTTAGCCGACGTTCCGTTCCCCTTCATTCTTCACGGCATCTCGGGACTGAAAGCAAAAACAGGGCATTTCGTCGTGGTCGTCGGGCGCGACAGCGTAAAGCAGAACTTGGCGACCATCGACCCGATGCGTGAAACATTCCAGTGGGATCCAGAACGCGGCTTCGTCTCGGATTTTTCCGGATACATTCTCGTCCCACGGCGACATTCGGTTGCAAGGCCGACTGTTTTGCTCGCACTTGGTTTGACGCTCATATCAATTGGTTCGGTATGGCGTTACCGGACTCGAGGAGGCCAGGAATTTGGTTCTCGCGCCGATCACCAAGTTATAGAGACGTGA